A single window of Paracoccus albus DNA harbors:
- a CDS encoding bifunctional rhamnulose-1-phosphate aldolase/short-chain dehydrogenase, whose translation MTQSGTGNRLENLWDEAKAASFSESEKLLYRSNLLGSDKRVTNYGGGNTSAKVMETDPLTGEAVEVLWVKGSGGDIGSMKMDAFATLYMAKLEALKGKYRGLEHEDEMVGYLPHCTFNLNPRAASIDTPLHAYVPRKHVDHVHSDAIIAIAASENSRELTAEIFGDEIGWLPWKRPGFELGLWLENFAKENPEAKGAVLESHGLFTWGDTAEECYQSTLDVINKAAAWLEAKTEGKPVFGGEKLPALPADERREIAAKLMPVIRGLISKDRHKVGHFDDQQAVLEFVGSNMLDDLAPLGTSCPDHFLRTKIRPLVIDFDPANPDLDATIASLPDAVASYREDYAAYYDRCKHPDSPALRDPNAVVYLIPGVGMITFALDKATARISGEFYVNAINVMRGASGVSTYQGLPEQEAFDIEYWLLEEAKLQRMPKPKSLAGRIALVTGGAGGIGAATAERMLREGACVMLADIDAGALDEVTKGFAARHGADVVRGVQMNVTDEDQVARAFAETALEFGGIDILVSNAGIASSAPVEETSLELWNKNMDILSTGYFLVSRETFRILRTQDIGGSVIFVASKNGLAASPNASAYCTAKASEIHLARCLALEGAEAGIRVNVVNPDAVLRGSKIWDGDWLDQRASTYKTDKEGLEEMYRQRSMLKRSVLPADIAEGIYFFASDLSAKSTGNIINVDAGNVQAFTR comes from the coding sequence ATGACCCAGTCCGGCACCGGAAATCGTCTGGAAAATCTGTGGGATGAGGCGAAGGCCGCATCATTCAGCGAATCGGAAAAGCTGCTCTATCGCTCGAACCTTCTGGGGTCCGACAAGCGGGTGACGAATTACGGCGGCGGCAATACCTCAGCCAAGGTTATGGAAACTGACCCTCTGACCGGCGAGGCGGTCGAGGTGCTGTGGGTCAAGGGTTCGGGTGGCGATATCGGGTCGATGAAGATGGACGCTTTCGCAACCCTTTACATGGCCAAGCTTGAAGCCCTGAAGGGCAAGTATCGCGGGCTTGAACATGAAGACGAGATGGTTGGTTATCTGCCGCACTGTACTTTCAACCTGAACCCGCGCGCGGCCAGCATCGACACGCCTCTGCACGCTTATGTGCCACGCAAACATGTCGATCACGTCCATTCCGATGCCATTATCGCCATTGCTGCCTCGGAAAATTCGCGCGAGCTGACCGCGGAAATCTTCGGCGACGAAATCGGCTGGCTGCCCTGGAAGCGACCCGGATTTGAGCTTGGTCTGTGGCTGGAAAATTTCGCGAAGGAAAACCCCGAGGCCAAGGGCGCCGTGCTGGAAAGCCACGGGCTGTTCACCTGGGGCGACACGGCTGAGGAATGCTATCAGAGCACGCTGGATGTCATCAACAAGGCCGCCGCTTGGCTTGAAGCGAAGACCGAGGGCAAGCCGGTTTTCGGCGGTGAAAAACTGCCGGCCCTTCCCGCCGATGAGCGCCGGGAAATTGCAGCGAAGCTGATGCCGGTCATTCGCGGGCTGATTTCGAAGGACCGCCACAAGGTCGGGCATTTCGACGACCAGCAGGCGGTTCTGGAATTCGTCGGATCGAACATGCTGGACGATCTGGCGCCGCTTGGCACGTCCTGCCCGGACCATTTCCTGCGCACCAAGATCCGGCCGCTGGTGATCGATTTCGACCCGGCCAATCCCGATCTGGACGCGACGATCGCCAGCCTGCCCGATGCCGTGGCCAGCTATCGCGAAGATTACGCGGCCTATTACGACCGCTGCAAGCACCCCGACAGCCCGGCTTTGCGCGACCCGAATGCGGTCGTCTATCTGATCCCAGGCGTCGGCATGATCACCTTCGCACTGGACAAGGCGACGGCGCGGATCTCGGGCGAGTTCTATGTCAATGCCATCAATGTGATGCGCGGCGCCTCGGGCGTTTCGACCTATCAGGGCCTGCCCGAGCAGGAGGCCTTCGACATCGAATACTGGCTGCTGGAAGAAGCCAAGCTACAACGGATGCCCAAGCCGAAATCGCTGGCCGGCCGGATCGCGCTTGTCACCGGCGGCGCGGGCGGGATCGGGGCGGCCACGGCCGAACGGATGCTGCGCGAAGGCGCTTGCGTCATGCTGGCCGATATCGACGCCGGCGCGCTGGATGAAGTGACGAAAGGCTTCGCTGCCCGACACGGTGCCGATGTGGTGCGCGGCGTGCAGATGAACGTCACCGATGAAGATCAAGTCGCGCGTGCCTTTGCCGAAACCGCGTTGGAATTCGGCGGCATCGACATTCTGGTCTCAAACGCGGGCATCGCGTCTTCAGCGCCGGTCGAGGAGACCTCGCTGGAGCTGTGGAACAAGAATATGGACATCCTGTCCACCGGCTATTTCCTGGTCAGCCGCGAGACGTTCCGCATCTTGCGGACCCAGGATATCGGCGGCTCGGTAATCTTCGTGGCCTCGAAGAACGGCCTTGCCGCCAGCCCCAACGCTTCTGCCTATTGCACGGCCAAAGCATCAGAGATCCACCTCGCTCGCTGTCTGGCGCTGGAAGGGGCCGAGGCCGGGATCCGTGTGAACGTGGTAAACCCCGACGCGGTGCTGCGCGGGTCCAAGATCTGGGATGGCGACTGGCTGGATCAGCGCGCCTCGACCTACAAGACCGACAAGGAGGGGCTGGAAGAAATGTATCGCCAGCGCTCGATGTTGAAGCGATCTGTGCTGCCGGCAGACATCGCAGAGGGTATCTATTTCTTCGCATCCGACCTGTCGGCCAAATCGACCGGAAACATCATCAATGTGGACGCCGGCAACGTCCAGGCTTTCACGCGGTGA
- a CDS encoding DeoR/GlpR family DNA-binding transcription regulator yields MLETERHRIILSAVQEKPVVTVADLCTLTGVSEATVRRDIATLHMTKKLRRVRGGAEAIAPTQFAGINARPFAVNQTVNVAEKRAIAQAAVGLCEDGDAIIINGGTTTFQMVHPLTTKRLQVFTNSFPIAEHLLKQSKNTVLLPAGAIYREQNIILSPFDADGSSHFYARRMFMGCRALGPLGLMEGDPLLVQAEQKLIGQADELVVLADSSKFRQRSSLLLCPLSRIHTVITDDGIEDRAAQMLQAAEIRLIVAPAAASDRKKRAET; encoded by the coding sequence ATGCTTGAAACCGAACGCCATCGGATCATTCTCTCCGCCGTGCAGGAAAAGCCGGTGGTGACGGTCGCTGATCTTTGTACGCTGACCGGCGTGTCCGAGGCCACGGTGCGCCGAGATATCGCCACGCTGCATATGACCAAGAAGCTGCGCCGTGTGCGTGGCGGGGCCGAGGCCATTGCCCCGACCCAGTTCGCCGGCATCAACGCAAGGCCCTTCGCGGTCAATCAGACCGTCAATGTCGCCGAGAAACGCGCGATTGCGCAAGCCGCCGTCGGTCTTTGCGAAGACGGCGATGCGATCATCATTAATGGCGGTACGACGACGTTCCAGATGGTTCACCCGCTGACGACGAAACGGCTGCAGGTCTTCACCAACAGTTTTCCGATTGCCGAACACCTGCTGAAGCAATCGAAGAATACCGTGCTGTTGCCGGCCGGCGCAATCTATCGCGAACAGAACATCATACTTTCGCCTTTCGATGCCGATGGCAGCAGTCATTTTTATGCGAGGCGCATGTTCATGGGCTGCCGCGCCCTTGGTCCCTTGGGCCTGATGGAGGGTGACCCGCTGCTGGTGCAGGCTGAGCAGAAGCTGATCGGCCAGGCCGATGAACTGGTCGTGCTGGCCGACAGTTCCAAATTCCGCCAGCGCTCCAGCCTGCTGCTGTGCCCGCTGAGCCGCATTCACACCGTTATTACCGACGATGGCATCGAAGACCGTGCGGCGCAGATGCTGCAAGCCGCAGAAATACGACTGATCGTGGCCCCCGCCGCCGCATCGGACCGCAAGAAGCGCGCGGAGACGTGA
- the rhaS gene encoding rhamnose ABC transporter substrate-binding protein — translation MGIFRKALTTAALATALIAGTGQAQDGEKMRIALVAKALGIGFFEAANEGAQEAAAELGDVEIIYTGPTDTTAEGQIEVINSLIAQRVDAIAVSANDTDALVPALKRAMDRGITVISWDSGVAPEGRAMQLNPSSAPLIGNTIIKLAADHLPDGGDVAVLSATTTSTNQNTWIEEMNKVAGDYPNINVVATVYGDDLADKSYREAQGLMQTYPDLKAIIAPTSVGIVAAAQAVTDAGKIGEVNVTGLGLPSEMAGHVKSGASQSFAIWNPIDLGYTATMIAYHLAKDDATAEPGAVIPVGRMGEVTLDDNTEAAMADPFTYDASNIDEFSSIF, via the coding sequence ATGGGCATTTTTCGAAAGGCACTGACTACGGCAGCACTTGCCACCGCGCTGATTGCGGGCACGGGGCAGGCGCAGGATGGCGAGAAGATGCGTATCGCACTTGTCGCCAAGGCGCTTGGCATCGGCTTCTTCGAGGCCGCAAATGAAGGGGCGCAGGAAGCCGCGGCCGAACTTGGCGATGTCGAGATCATCTATACCGGCCCGACCGACACCACGGCCGAAGGCCAGATCGAGGTGATCAACAGCCTGATCGCGCAGCGCGTCGATGCCATTGCGGTCAGCGCCAATGATACCGATGCGCTCGTCCCGGCCCTGAAACGGGCCATGGATCGCGGGATCACCGTGATTTCCTGGGATTCCGGTGTCGCGCCGGAAGGCCGTGCGATGCAGTTGAATCCCTCCTCGGCCCCACTGATCGGCAATACGATTATCAAGCTGGCCGCCGATCATCTGCCCGATGGCGGCGATGTGGCGGTGCTGTCGGCCACCACCACCTCGACCAATCAGAACACCTGGATCGAAGAGATGAATAAGGTCGCCGGCGACTATCCGAACATCAATGTCGTGGCGACGGTCTATGGCGACGATCTGGCCGACAAGTCCTATCGCGAGGCGCAGGGCCTGATGCAAACCTATCCGGACCTGAAGGCCATCATCGCGCCGACCTCGGTGGGTATCGTGGCGGCAGCGCAGGCAGTGACCGATGCCGGCAAGATCGGCGAGGTGAATGTGACCGGACTTGGGCTGCCGTCCGAAATGGCAGGGCATGTGAAGTCAGGCGCGTCGCAAAGCTTCGCGATCTGGAACCCGATCGACCTTGGCTATACCGCGACAATGATCGCCTATCACCTGGCCAAGGACGACGCGACTGCTGAACCCGGCGCGGTAATTCCTGTCGGCCGCATGGGCGAGGTGACGCTGGACGACAATACCGAGGCAGCGATGGCAGACCCCTTCACCTATGACGCATCGAATATCGACGAATTCAGTTCGATCTTCTGA
- a CDS encoding sugar ABC transporter ATP-binding protein, with translation MQADAQKPVLSLRGIVKTFPGVRALDGVQIDLYPGQVTALIGENGAGKSTIVKILTGIYQPDEGQIIVDGVETHFATAQAAGQAGVTAIHQETVLFDELTVAENIFIGHAPRGRFGLIDRAEMTRRAREILDSIDADLDPSVKLSDLGIASKHLVAIARALSIDARVVIMDEPTAALSHKEIAELYELVEKLKAQGKAILFISHKFDEIFRIADRWVVFRDGQFVGEGVLEATSEADLVRLMVGRAVDQIYPKRPAVIGAPVLTVSGYSHPTEFEDIGFTLHQGEILGFYGLVGAGRSEAMQALFGITQPSKGATKIGEDVRVIRSTAQAVEAGIVYVPEDRGRQGVVKGLPIFENVTLPSLQRTSRNGFLQLANEFALARDYTQRLDLRAASLDQDVGLLSGGNQQKVVIAKWLATKPRVIILDEPTKGIDIGSKAAVHDFMSELAAEGLAVIMVSSEIPEVLGMSDRVIVMREGRIVAEFAGDEMTPENLVRAAAGIRGAAA, from the coding sequence ATGCAGGCCGATGCACAAAAGCCCGTGCTGTCCTTGCGCGGCATCGTCAAGACATTTCCGGGCGTGCGCGCACTGGATGGGGTGCAGATCGACCTTTATCCGGGTCAGGTCACCGCACTGATCGGCGAAAATGGCGCCGGGAAATCGACCATCGTGAAGATACTGACCGGAATCTATCAGCCGGATGAGGGCCAGATCATCGTCGACGGGGTTGAGACGCATTTCGCGACCGCACAAGCGGCGGGACAGGCCGGCGTAACCGCGATCCATCAGGAAACTGTGCTGTTCGACGAATTGACCGTGGCCGAAAACATCTTCATCGGTCATGCCCCGCGCGGGCGTTTCGGGCTGATCGACCGCGCCGAAATGACGCGGCGCGCGCGCGAGATCCTTGATTCCATCGACGCAGATCTTGATCCCAGCGTGAAGCTCTCTGATCTGGGCATCGCGTCCAAACATCTGGTCGCCATCGCGCGCGCGCTGTCCATCGACGCCCGCGTCGTCATCATGGATGAACCCACTGCCGCGCTGTCGCATAAGGAAATCGCCGAGCTTTACGAGCTGGTCGAGAAGCTGAAGGCACAGGGCAAGGCGATCCTGTTCATCAGCCATAAATTCGACGAGATCTTCCGCATCGCCGACCGCTGGGTGGTCTTCCGCGACGGCCAGTTTGTCGGCGAGGGCGTGCTGGAAGCGACCAGCGAGGCCGATCTTGTCCGCCTGATGGTCGGCCGCGCCGTCGATCAAATCTATCCCAAGCGCCCGGCCGTGATCGGCGCGCCGGTGCTGACCGTTTCCGGCTATTCCCACCCGACCGAGTTCGAGGATATCGGATTTACCCTGCATCAGGGCGAGATCCTGGGCTTTTACGGCCTTGTCGGTGCCGGTCGCAGCGAGGCCATGCAGGCGCTCTTCGGCATCACCCAGCCATCGAAAGGGGCGACGAAGATCGGCGAGGATGTGCGCGTGATCCGGTCCACCGCGCAAGCGGTCGAAGCGGGGATCGTCTATGTCCCAGAGGATCGGGGCCGGCAGGGCGTCGTCAAGGGGCTGCCGATCTTCGAAAACGTGACTCTGCCATCCCTGCAACGGACCAGCCGAAACGGGTTTCTGCAACTTGCGAATGAATTTGCGCTTGCCCGCGACTATACGCAGCGGTTGGATCTGCGCGCGGCAAGTCTGGATCAGGATGTCGGGCTTCTGTCGGGCGGCAACCAGCAGAAGGTCGTCATCGCGAAATGGCTCGCAACCAAGCCGCGCGTGATCATTCTGGACGAACCCACCAAAGGTATCGACATCGGGTCCAAGGCCGCCGTGCATGATTTCATGTCGGAACTGGCCGCCGAGGGGCTAGCTGTCATTATGGTCTCCAGCGAGATCCCTGAGGTTTTGGGAATGTCCGACCGGGTGATCGTCATGCGCGAGGGCCGCATCGTCGCCGAATTCGCGGGCGATGAGATGACGCCGGAAAACCTCGTCCGCGCCGCTGCGGGAATCCGGGGGGCTGCCGCGTGA
- a CDS encoding ABC transporter permease — protein sequence MNILKSRETILGLAIFLLLALIASRFPAFVRPRNLANVFTDTSPLILLALGQMVVILTKCIDLSVAANLALCGMIAALMDGAGIPLVLILPAVIALGAALGGVNGLLVWKLGIPSIVVTLGTMTIFRGTIFLLTDGAWINAHQMSDAFKAFPRAVILGLPVMGWIAALVIAGFAVLLTRTPLGRAFYAVGGNPHAAVYTGISVGRTQCAAFVIAGALAGLTGYLWVARYAVAYVDIAGGFELDVVAACVIGGIAIAGGSGTVAGCVMGALFLGIIKNALPVVGVSPFWQMAISGSAILIAIAFNARGSRAPGRIILKQAEHKS from the coding sequence GTGAATATCCTGAAATCGCGCGAAACCATTCTCGGCCTCGCCATCTTTCTGCTGCTGGCGCTGATCGCCAGCCGCTTTCCGGCCTTCGTCCGGCCGCGCAACCTGGCCAATGTCTTCACCGACACCTCGCCGCTGATCCTGTTGGCGCTTGGGCAGATGGTGGTGATCCTGACCAAATGCATCGACCTGTCGGTGGCCGCGAACCTCGCGCTTTGTGGGATGATCGCGGCGCTGATGGACGGGGCCGGGATACCGCTGGTGTTGATCCTGCCGGCGGTGATCGCGCTTGGCGCGGCGCTTGGCGGGGTGAACGGGCTGCTGGTCTGGAAGCTGGGCATCCCCTCGATCGTGGTCACGCTGGGGACGATGACCATCTTTCGCGGCACGATCTTCCTTTTGACCGATGGCGCCTGGATCAATGCCCATCAGATGAGCGATGCCTTCAAGGCCTTCCCTCGCGCCGTGATCCTTGGCCTGCCGGTGATGGGCTGGATTGCTGCCCTTGTGATCGCGGGCTTCGCGGTCCTGCTGACGCGGACGCCGCTTGGCAGGGCTTTCTACGCGGTCGGCGGCAATCCCCATGCGGCGGTCTATACCGGGATCTCGGTCGGCCGCACCCAATGCGCCGCCTTCGTGATCGCCGGCGCGCTTGCCGGGCTGACGGGCTATCTGTGGGTCGCGCGCTATGCCGTCGCCTATGTCGATATCGCCGGCGGGTTCGAACTGGACGTGGTCGCCGCCTGCGTGATCGGCGGCATCGCCATTGCCGGCGGATCGGGCACCGTCGCCGGCTGCGTAATGGGGGCGCTGTTTCTGGGCATCATCAAGAATGCCCTGCCGGTCGTCGGCGTATCCCCCTTCTGGCAGATGGCGATTTCCGGCAGCGCCATCCTGATCGCCATCGCCTTCAACGCTCGCGGCAGCCGCGCGCCGGGACGCATCATCCTTAAACAGGCAGAGCACAAGTCATGA
- a CDS encoding ABC transporter permease, with protein MSDTAPTHTGRQIPDRLQSPLSRALKSWEALLLVVAVAIFIVNSFASPYFLDPWSLSDATFNFTEKAMIAFAMALLIISGEIDLSVGAIIALASTTIGLAMHAGAGMPVLVITGLATGLACGAFNGLLVARFALPSIVVTIGTMSLFRGISYIVLGDGAFTGYPSGLAWFGQGYVFWVITVELVIFALLAIIFGVLLHRTNFGRTVYAIGNNVTAARFSGIKVERVKFILFLLTGLTSGIAAICLTSRLGSTRPSIAAGFELEVVTIVVLGGISILGGSGSIPGVVIAAFVMGLVTFGLGLLNVPGIVMSIIMGVLLIGVIALPRLWAMTRRR; from the coding sequence ATGAGCGATACGGCACCGACCCATACCGGCCGCCAGATCCCCGACCGGCTGCAAAGCCCGCTTAGCCGCGCCCTGAAAAGCTGGGAGGCCCTGCTGCTGGTCGTGGCCGTGGCGATCTTCATCGTCAACAGTTTCGCCTCGCCCTATTTCCTTGATCCGTGGAGCCTGTCCGACGCCACCTTCAACTTCACCGAAAAGGCGATGATCGCCTTCGCCATGGCGCTGCTAATCATCTCGGGCGAGATCGACCTGTCAGTCGGCGCGATCATCGCGTTGGCATCGACGACGATCGGGCTGGCGATGCATGCGGGCGCGGGGATGCCGGTTCTGGTGATAACAGGTCTGGCGACGGGTCTGGCCTGCGGAGCCTTCAACGGGCTGCTGGTTGCGCGCTTCGCCCTGCCCTCGATCGTCGTGACCATCGGCACGATGAGCCTGTTTCGCGGTATTTCCTATATCGTGCTGGGCGACGGCGCCTTCACCGGCTATCCGTCCGGTCTTGCCTGGTTCGGGCAGGGTTATGTCTTCTGGGTGATCACCGTCGAACTGGTGATTTTCGCGCTTCTGGCCATTATCTTCGGGGTGCTGCTGCACAGGACGAATTTCGGCCGCACGGTCTATGCCATCGGCAACAATGTCACCGCCGCGCGGTTCAGCGGCATAAAGGTCGAGCGGGTGAAATTCATCCTGTTCCTGCTGACCGGCCTGACCAGCGGGATTGCCGCGATTTGCCTGACCTCGCGGCTCGGGTCCACACGGCCCAGCATCGCGGCCGGATTCGAGCTGGAGGTGGTGACCATTGTCGTCCTTGGAGGGATCAGCATCCTTGGCGGGTCGGGCTCCATCCCCGGCGTGGTGATCGCGGCCTTTGTCATGGGGCTGGTGACATTTGGTCTGGGCCTGCTGAACGTGCCCGGCATCGTGATGTCGATCATAATGGGCGTGCTGCTGATCGGTGTGATCGCGCTGCCCCGGCTATGGGCCATGACACGGAGGAGATGA
- a CDS encoding L-rhamnose mutarotase, producing MQKYAFRMTLLPGKEAEYRARHDAIWPDLVELLQGAGISDYSIHLDPETNALFGVLWRAEDHGMDELPNHPVMRKWWAHMADLMATHPDDEPVAVQLVPMFHMP from the coding sequence ATGCAAAAATACGCCTTTCGGATGACCCTTCTTCCGGGGAAGGAGGCCGAGTATCGCGCGCGTCACGACGCGATCTGGCCCGATCTGGTCGAGTTGCTGCAGGGGGCCGGGATCAGCGATTACTCGATACATCTGGATCCAGAAACCAATGCGCTGTTCGGCGTGTTGTGGCGGGCGGAGGATCACGGCATGGACGAATTGCCGAACCATCCGGTGATGCGGAAATGGTGGGCGCATATGGCAGACCTCATGGCTACCCATCCAGATGACGAACCCGTGGCCGTGCAGCTGGTCCCCATGTTCCACATGCCATGA
- a CDS encoding FGGY-family carbohydrate kinase gives MTHIAVIDIGKTNAKLALVDGATLTEIAVVTRPNKVLPGLPWPHFDLEGHWDFFLEHLTRVHSEHGVDAISVTTHGASCVLLDHDGDLAAPMLDYEHPGPDLTRAEYEAIRPDFAQTGSPRLPMGLNVGAQLHWMLKIDPRLDQRLAHVLTYPQYWGWRLTGELASDVTSLGCHTDLWNPWKGQFSDLVERLGLAGRIAPARRANEILGKLRGNITARTGLKQDTPVSVGIHDSNASLYPYLLGREAPFAVVSTGTWVVAMAVGGDQVALDPARDLLVNVDALGQPVPSARFMGGREYDLIRAGSDAKPDDTERNKALADGLMILPAVEPSSGPFAGRAMEWRGAPANEGQRIVALSWYLALMTDLCLRLIGARGPTIVEGPFGRNPDYLAMLSALRPQGVEIAQSATGTSTGAALLCMAHAKPPQTREVGSPQNAHALARYAAAWRDALG, from the coding sequence ATGACCCACATCGCCGTCATCGATATCGGGAAGACAAATGCCAAGCTGGCGCTTGTCGACGGCGCGACACTGACTGAAATCGCCGTCGTCACGCGCCCGAACAAAGTGCTGCCCGGTCTGCCTTGGCCGCATTTCGATCTTGAAGGCCACTGGGATTTCTTCCTTGAGCATCTGACGCGCGTTCACTCGGAACACGGCGTAGACGCAATTTCCGTTACCACTCACGGCGCATCGTGCGTGCTGCTGGATCATGACGGAGATCTGGCAGCTCCTATGCTGGATTACGAACATCCCGGCCCCGATTTGACGAGGGCGGAATATGAAGCAATCCGGCCGGATTTCGCGCAAACCGGATCGCCACGCCTACCCATGGGGTTGAATGTCGGCGCACAGCTGCATTGGATGCTGAAAATCGACCCAAGGTTAGATCAGCGGCTGGCACATGTATTGACCTATCCGCAATATTGGGGTTGGCGGTTGACTGGCGAACTGGCCAGCGACGTCACCTCTCTTGGTTGCCATACCGACCTCTGGAATCCTTGGAAGGGGCAGTTTTCGGACCTTGTGGAACGGCTTGGGCTTGCGGGTCGTATCGCCCCCGCTCGGCGCGCGAACGAGATACTGGGTAAGCTAAGGGGCAATATCACAGCGCGTACAGGGCTTAAACAGGACACTCCGGTCTCGGTTGGGATTCATGACAGCAATGCATCGCTTTACCCCTACTTGCTGGGGCGGGAAGCACCCTTCGCTGTTGTTTCGACCGGGACCTGGGTCGTGGCGATGGCAGTTGGTGGGGACCAAGTGGCGCTGGACCCAGCACGTGACCTGCTGGTCAATGTCGATGCGCTCGGCCAACCGGTGCCCTCGGCACGGTTCATGGGCGGGCGCGAATATGACTTGATCCGCGCCGGCAGTGATGCGAAGCCCGACGACACCGAACGCAACAAAGCCCTTGCCGATGGGCTCATGATCCTGCCCGCGGTCGAGCCAAGCTCGGGCCCTTTCGCGGGGCGGGCGATGGAATGGCGTGGGGCGCCCGCAAATGAGGGACAGCGCATCGTGGCGCTGTCCTGGTATTTGGCACTGATGACGGATCTGTGCCTGCGTCTAATCGGCGCGCGCGGCCCGACCATCGTCGAAGGACCGTTCGGGCGCAATCCGGATTATCTGGCGATGCTATCGGCGCTGCGCCCTCAGGGCGTCGAGATCGCGCAATCGGCCACCGGCACCTCAACCGGGGCGGCACTGCTATGCATGGCTCACGCCAAGCCGCCGCAGACGCGTGAGGTCGGGAGCCCGCAGAATGCCCACGCATTGGCGCGCTATGCGGCGGCGTGGCGTGATGCGTTGGGATAA
- a CDS encoding MFS transporter, which yields MSDVTEDAAAAQIAATDASAPPPEKTAWLILAGVSLCHMLNDVMQSLLAAIYPLLKAEFALQFWQIGLLTLAFQGTASLLQPVIGAVTDKRPMPMSLPVGMTSSLIGLVALSQAGSYPVLVAGAMMIGFGSAVFHPESSRVARLASGGRYGTAQSFFQVGGNAGTALGPLLAAFIVVPNGRGSILWFTLMAILGIFILTRVGLWYGAYMRASASRRRAVPSHSLSLGRVRLAIVILALLTFSKNIYTASITSYYTFFLIEKFGLSQQQSQLMLFVFLAAMALGVILGGPLGDKFRPLTVIWISILGVLPFTLLLPYAGLIGTGVLTFVIGVVLASAFPAIVVFAQELVPGRVGLIAGIFFGFAFGMGGIAAAVLGVIADHRGVEFVYRLCAWMPAMGLLTVFLPRGAEMAGTVKNLD from the coding sequence ATGTCCGATGTGACAGAGGATGCCGCCGCGGCACAGATCGCGGCCACCGATGCTTCAGCGCCGCCGCCGGAAAAGACGGCATGGCTGATACTGGCGGGCGTCAGCCTTTGCCATATGCTCAACGATGTGATGCAGTCGCTTCTGGCGGCGATCTATCCCTTACTGAAGGCGGAATTCGCGCTGCAGTTCTGGCAGATCGGGCTTCTGACGCTGGCCTTTCAGGGAACGGCATCACTGTTGCAGCCTGTCATTGGTGCGGTGACGGATAAGCGGCCCATGCCGATGTCGCTGCCCGTCGGTATGACCTCCAGCCTGATCGGGCTGGTGGCGCTGTCGCAGGCTGGCAGCTATCCGGTGCTGGTCGCAGGCGCGATGATGATCGGCTTTGGTTCCGCCGTTTTTCATCCTGAATCCAGCCGCGTGGCACGGCTGGCCTCTGGCGGTCGGTATGGCACCGCGCAGTCATTCTTTCAGGTGGGCGGCAACGCGGGCACCGCACTTGGGCCGCTGCTGGCAGCGTTCATTGTCGTGCCGAATGGCCGGGGATCGATCCTGTGGTTCACACTGATGGCGATACTTGGGATCTTTATCCTGACGCGGGTCGGGCTGTGGTATGGTGCGTATATGCGCGCCTCGGCATCGCGACGGCGGGCGGTTCCCAGCCACAGCCTTTCATTGGGCAGGGTGCGATTGGCGATCGTGATCCTTGCGCTGCTGACATTTTCCAAAAACATCTACACCGCGTCGATCACAAGCTATTACACCTTTTTCCTGATCGAGAAGTTTGGCCTGTCGCAGCAGCAGTCGCAGTTGATGCTTTTCGTTTTTCTTGCGGCAATGGCATTGGGCGTCATCCTTGGTGGCCCGCTTGGCGACAAGTTCAGGCCGCTGACGGTGATCTGGATATCCATCCTTGGCGTTTTGCCCTTTACGCTGCTGCTGCCCTATGCCGGGTTGATCGGAACGGGTGTGCTGACCTTCGTGATCGGGGTTGTCCTTGCCTCTGCCTTCCCGGCCATCGTCGTTTTTGCGCAAGAGCTTGTGCCGGGCCGTGTCGGTCTGATCGCAGGTATCTTCTTCGGTTTTGCTTTTGGCATGGGTGGTATCGCGGCGGCTGTTCTGGGCGTTATCGCAGACCATCGCGGGGTAGAGTTCGTCTATCGGCTTTGCGCGTGGATGCCTGCGATGGGGCTGCTGACGGTGTTTCTGCCGCGCGGCGCGGAAATGGCGGGGACCGTCAAGAACCTGGATTGA